One region of Bacteroidota bacterium genomic DNA includes:
- the recG gene encoding ATP-dependent DNA helicase RecG, translating into MPQFLDTSIEYLKGIGPQKADTLKKELGIFTYGDLLNHFPFRYVDRSHIYKIGELKGDFAHIQVKGRFSSFTTEGEKQAKRLKALFTDGTGFMEVVWFKGINWIEKYVRPGKEYVLFGKPNEFMGKLNIVHPELEDASEFLAEGNAGFQPVYSTTEILKRKGLDSRGLMKAIKVLMNDRAFKMEEILPPDILSEFRLIDRHTAFQNIHFPTNDNDQRKAQFRLKFEELFFLQLKMLRIRGMRRKDVPGIVFSKVGHYFNTFYNEVLPFDLTNAQKRVVKEIRQDMGSGKQMNRLLQGDVGSGKTVVGFMCMLIAIDNGTQACMMAPTEILAQQHYNNIRKFAEDLGLNTALLTGSTPQKARKEMLAALENGTLHILVGTHALIEDKVKFNNLGLTIIDEQHRFGVQQRAKLWNKSLSMPHVLVMTATPIPRTLAMTVYGDLDTSIIDEMPVGRKPINTAHRYDNNRLRVFGFIEEEIAKGRQAYIVYPLIEESEKLDYKNLMDGFESVTRAFPAPKYQVSIVHGQMKPDAKEFEMQRFKRGETQIMVATTVIEVGVDVPNASVMVIESAERFGLSQLHQLRGRVGRGAEQSYCILMTSHKLSHDARKRLETMVRTTNGFEIAEVDLQLRGPGDIEGVRQSGIADLKLTDLSTDKELVTITRHSAEKLIEADMHLQLPQHRPLLHFLQSRRKDGVNWSRVS; encoded by the coding sequence GTGCCGCAGTTTTTAGACACTTCTATTGAATACCTTAAAGGCATCGGGCCTCAAAAAGCCGATACCCTAAAGAAAGAACTGGGCATATTTACCTACGGCGATTTATTAAACCACTTCCCCTTCCGTTATGTCGACCGCAGCCACATCTATAAAATCGGTGAGCTGAAAGGCGATTTTGCCCACATACAGGTAAAAGGCAGGTTTTCATCCTTTACTACTGAAGGTGAGAAACAAGCCAAGCGATTGAAAGCCTTGTTTACGGACGGTACGGGCTTTATGGAAGTAGTATGGTTTAAAGGCATTAACTGGATTGAAAAATACGTGCGACCCGGCAAGGAGTACGTGTTGTTTGGCAAACCCAACGAGTTTATGGGCAAGCTAAACATCGTTCACCCCGAACTGGAAGACGCTTCGGAGTTTTTGGCCGAAGGGAACGCAGGATTTCAGCCGGTGTACAGCACTACCGAGATACTTAAACGGAAGGGATTGGACAGCAGGGGGCTTATGAAGGCCATTAAAGTACTGATGAATGACCGTGCGTTTAAAATGGAGGAAATATTGCCGCCCGATATTCTCTCTGAATTCAGGCTAATTGACCGACATACGGCGTTTCAAAACATCCACTTCCCCACTAACGATAACGACCAACGGAAAGCCCAATTCAGGCTGAAATTTGAAGAGCTTTTCTTTTTACAACTGAAAATGCTGCGCATACGCGGAATGCGTCGTAAAGATGTGCCCGGTATTGTGTTTAGCAAGGTGGGGCATTATTTTAATACGTTTTATAACGAAGTATTGCCGTTTGACCTTACCAATGCCCAAAAACGGGTAGTAAAAGAAATACGGCAGGATATGGGCAGCGGCAAGCAAATGAACCGACTGCTGCAAGGCGATGTAGGCAGCGGCAAAACCGTAGTTGGGTTTATGTGCATGCTGATAGCCATTGATAACGGCACACAAGCCTGCATGATGGCACCTACTGAAATATTAGCGCAGCAGCATTATAACAACATCCGCAAGTTTGCCGAAGATTTGGGACTGAATACCGCCCTGCTAACGGGCAGTACACCACAAAAAGCCCGCAAAGAGATGCTGGCCGCCCTTGAAAACGGCACCCTGCACATATTGGTAGGTACCCACGCTTTGATTGAAGACAAAGTGAAGTTTAACAACTTAGGTCTTACCATTATTGATGAGCAACACCGTTTTGGCGTGCAGCAACGTGCAAAATTGTGGAACAAAAGCCTCAGTATGCCCCACGTATTGGTAATGACAGCAACACCCATTCCCCGAACGCTGGCTATGACTGTCTACGGTGATTTGGACACCAGTATTATTGATGAAATGCCCGTGGGGCGTAAGCCCATTAACACTGCCCACCGATACGACAACAACCGTTTGCGGGTGTTTGGGTTTATTGAAGAAGAAATTGCCAAAGGCCGCCAAGCCTACATTGTATACCCCTTGATCGAAGAAAGCGAAAAGCTGGATTATAAAAACCTGATGGACGGTTTTGAATCGGTTACAAGGGCGTTTCCGGCACCAAAATACCAAGTGAGCATTGTACACGGGCAAATGAAACCCGATGCCAAAGAGTTTGAAATGCAGCGGTTTAAGCGCGGCGAAACTCAAATAATGGTTGCCACTACTGTTATTGAAGTGGGTGTAGACGTACCCAACGCCAGCGTGATGGTAATTGAAAGTGCCGAACGTTTCGGGCTAAGTCAGTTGCACCAGTTACGCGGACGTGTGGGGCGCGGTGCAGAACAAAGCTATTGCATTTTGATGACCAGTCACAAACTTAGTCACGATGCCCGTAAACGCTTAGAAACCATGGTACGCACTACCAATGGTTTTGAGATTGCCGAAGTGGATTTGCAACTGCGCGGCCCCGGTGACATTGAAGGTGTGCGCCAAAGCGGTATTGCCGATTTGAAACTTACCGACCTGAGTACTGATAAAGAGCTGGTAACCATTACTCGCCACTCAGCCGAAAAGCTGATAGAAGCCGATATGCACCTGCAACTACCCCAACACCGCCCCTTGCTTCATTTCTTGCAAAGCCGCCGCAAAGACGGGGTGAATTGGAGCAGGGTGAGTTAA
- a CDS encoding AAA family ATPase — protein MRKEIDLYKSDAISIIDEDKLGRTSFINVVADFINSQATEVNKDGKIEYRNLKDPLTIGIYGKWGYGKTSIIRCVENKLKHSFYTAQFNPWMYNNEDDLVKHLFETLVASISGTSDARKRKKLVKGIAKYLLHFTKGIKADIKLGGFLSHIQTTLGVNLQSISEAALKDIDKKETVYHVKEQINDVLRSLANPIVVFIDDIDRLSKSEVYMLFKTVRLIADFKNIIYVLSFDDEMVAKSIKDNFAGGSDYDGFHYIEKIIDVPLRVPQIDGHLMDNYFREKLGISSNVLITNFHRQLNIITHYLFDCPRDCIRVANSVNLMKSFLKDNIDYEDLILIESIRLKAPHLFYYLTRYYNDIIVNNDPLYYGNTYNVPKQLELKLGVGGITNRAISMWQFFFRHLLRVDIINSLKIEILDDNGRILKVEEFDQNSTLLNDGSNRLYNPKVLEQYLKTTLFLD, from the coding sequence ATGCGCAAAGAAATTGATTTATACAAAAGTGATGCTATTAGTATCATTGATGAAGACAAACTCGGACGAACGTCATTTATAAATGTTGTTGCTGACTTTATTAATAGCCAAGCAACCGAAGTAAACAAGGACGGTAAAATTGAATATCGTAATTTAAAAGACCCTCTAACAATAGGCATTTATGGAAAATGGGGATATGGTAAAACGAGCATTATCCGTTGTGTAGAAAATAAACTAAAACACTCTTTTTATACAGCCCAGTTCAATCCTTGGATGTATAACAATGAGGATGATTTGGTTAAGCATTTGTTTGAGACTCTTGTCGCATCTATAAGCGGAACCAGTGATGCAAGGAAAAGAAAAAAATTGGTTAAGGGGATTGCAAAATACCTTCTTCATTTTACTAAAGGCATTAAGGCTGATATAAAGTTGGGAGGTTTTTTATCGCATATACAAACAACACTTGGTGTTAATTTACAAAGCATTAGTGAAGCTGCGTTAAAAGACATTGACAAAAAAGAAACCGTATACCACGTTAAAGAACAAATAAATGATGTTTTAAGGTCTTTAGCGAATCCAATTGTAGTGTTTATTGACGATATCGATAGATTAAGTAAAAGCGAAGTGTATATGCTTTTCAAAACTGTTCGGCTAATTGCGGATTTCAAAAACATCATTTACGTGCTATCCTTTGATGATGAAATGGTGGCAAAATCTATTAAAGATAACTTCGCGGGAGGCTCTGATTATGATGGGTTTCATTACATAGAAAAAATCATCGATGTACCCTTGCGTGTTCCACAAATTGACGGTCATTTGATGGATAACTATTTCAGAGAAAAATTAGGAATATCAAGCAATGTACTTATAACAAATTTCCATAGACAATTAAACATCATTACCCATTATTTATTCGATTGTCCACGTGATTGCATTAGGGTTGCAAATTCAGTTAATCTTATGAAATCTTTTCTTAAAGACAATATTGACTATGAGGATTTAATTCTAATTGAGTCCATTAGACTTAAAGCTCCACACCTTTTCTATTATCTAACAAGATATTATAACGACATCATCGTCAATAATGACCCTTTGTATTATGGAAACACGTATAATGTCCCAAAACAATTGGAATTAAAACTTGGCGTTGGGGGCATCACCAATAGAGCGATTTCAATGTGGCAATTCTTTTTCCGTCATTTATTACGAGTTGATATTATTAATAGCCTTAAAATTGAGATTCTGGATGATAATGGCCGCATATTGAAAGTTGAAGAATTTGATCAAAACTCCACACTACTTAATGATGGTAGCAACAGGCTATACAACCCCAAGGTACTTGAGCAATATCTAAAAACGACTCTATTTTTAGATTAG
- a CDS encoding metal-dependent transcriptional regulator, with product MFSFTEENYLKAIFKLSQRDGGSEVSTNGIAEELETKAASVTDMLRKLSEKGLVNYEKYKGVTLTPAGRYVAVTIIRKHRLWEVFLCNKLKFRWDEVHDVAEQLEHIQSDLLIDRLDDFLGYPQNDPHGDPIPNKKGEFPKEMQICVADAKVGTKYTISGASDEDTSFLKYLDKLEITLGLPFEVEERFEFDGSMSVKISGKRSLQISKEVAQHLFVTKV from the coding sequence ATGTTTAGTTTTACCGAAGAAAACTACCTGAAGGCAATCTTTAAACTTTCGCAGCGCGACGGTGGCAGCGAAGTTAGTACCAACGGTATTGCCGAAGAGCTTGAAACCAAAGCAGCATCGGTTACCGATATGTTGCGCAAACTATCGGAAAAAGGATTGGTGAACTACGAAAAGTACAAAGGCGTAACCCTCACCCCTGCCGGCAGGTACGTAGCGGTTACCATTATCCGTAAACACCGCTTGTGGGAAGTGTTTTTATGCAACAAACTAAAATTCAGGTGGGACGAAGTGCACGATGTAGCCGAACAACTGGAGCATATACAAAGCGATTTATTGATTGACCGCTTGGACGACTTTTTAGGTTACCCACAAAACGACCCGCACGGCGACCCTATCCCCAATAAAAAAGGAGAATTTCCTAAAGAAATGCAGATATGTGTGGCCGATGCAAAAGTGGGTACAAAATACACTATCAGCGGTGCCAGCGACGAAGACACCAGCTTTTTGAAATACTTGGATAAACTTGAAATTACCTTAGGACTGCCGTTTGAAGTAGAAGAACGTTTTGAGTTCGACGGTTCAATGTCGGTGAAAATATCGGGCAAACGCAGCCTGCAAATCAGCAAAGAAGTAGCACAACATCTTTTTGTAACCAAGGTATGA
- the mntH gene encoding Mn(2+) uptake NRAMP transporter MntH, with product MTQHTTSKSLSEVHGSVAVPHKRGFWKTLLAFLGPAYLVSVGYMDPGNWATDLAGGSQFGYALIWVLLMSNLMAILLQSLSARLGLVRGLDLAQASRHTYPKFINIPLYILAEVAIAACDLAEVIGMAIGLQLLFKIDLLTGVIITLADTFLLLFLINKGIRKMEAFIVSMIAIIGVSFFIEMLIVKPNASELVRGFIPSLPNSSALYIAIGIIGATVMPHNLYLHSSLVQTRRFNRADGGLKKAIRFNFIDSAVALNLALFVNAAILILAAAAFYKRGLHDVAEIQDAHLLLTNIFGTAAPALFAIALIAAGQSSTITGTLAGQIVMEGYLNLRIRPWLRRILTRLIAIIPAVFTIVYFGEAELGKLLILSQVILSLQLGFAIIPLIHFVSDKTKMGEFVIKPWVKISAWVAAAIIVGLNVKLVINELNGWIESAGSNAVYIYLFVLPLVIAAGILLLYITFSPLFKTAKTLKATVPHGKALELGDLQLKTYKNIAVTIDFSDMDKVAIENAISQGGKTAAYTLIHIVESAGASVMGEDIEDLETGEDINNLNSYCAHLQSLGYSAEVSIGYGNPAKAISEIVNNSAADLIVMGGHGHKTFKDILFGATVDTVRHNVKIPVLVVRK from the coding sequence ATGACACAGCATACTACCTCAAAATCACTCAGCGAAGTACACGGAAGTGTGGCCGTGCCTCATAAACGCGGATTTTGGAAAACCCTATTGGCATTTTTAGGCCCCGCCTACTTGGTAAGCGTAGGCTATATGGATCCCGGCAACTGGGCCACTGATTTGGCAGGCGGCAGTCAGTTTGGCTACGCCCTAATTTGGGTGCTGCTGATGAGCAACCTGATGGCTATACTATTGCAAAGCCTTAGTGCCCGTTTGGGATTAGTAAGAGGGCTTGATTTGGCGCAGGCCAGCAGGCATACGTACCCCAAATTCATCAACATCCCCCTGTATATATTGGCCGAGGTAGCCATTGCCGCCTGTGATTTAGCCGAAGTAATCGGGATGGCCATAGGATTACAACTCTTGTTTAAAATCGACTTGCTTACAGGGGTAATTATCACCCTTGCCGATACCTTCTTACTGTTATTCCTCATTAACAAAGGCATACGCAAAATGGAAGCCTTTATCGTGAGCATGATTGCCATTATCGGGGTTTCGTTTTTTATCGAGATGCTGATAGTGAAACCCAACGCCTCCGAATTGGTACGCGGGTTTATCCCCTCATTGCCCAACAGCAGCGCATTGTACATTGCCATTGGTATTATAGGAGCTACGGTGATGCCGCACAACCTGTACCTACACTCATCGTTAGTACAAACCCGCAGGTTTAACCGTGCCGATGGCGGACTGAAAAAAGCCATACGTTTCAATTTTATTGATTCGGCGGTAGCCCTTAACCTTGCACTGTTTGTCAATGCGGCCATTCTTATTTTAGCAGCTGCGGCCTTTTACAAACGAGGCCTGCACGATGTAGCCGAGATACAAGACGCTCACTTACTGCTTACCAATATCTTCGGGACGGCTGCCCCTGCCCTGTTTGCCATTGCACTGATTGCCGCCGGACAAAGCAGTACCATTACAGGCACACTGGCCGGACAAATTGTAATGGAAGGATATTTGAACCTGCGCATCCGTCCTTGGTTGCGCCGAATACTTACCCGCTTAATCGCCATTATCCCCGCTGTTTTTACTATTGTATATTTTGGTGAAGCAGAGTTGGGTAAATTATTGATATTAAGTCAGGTAATACTAAGTTTACAATTAGGATTTGCCATCATTCCCCTTATCCATTTTGTGAGCGATAAAACCAAAATGGGCGAGTTTGTAATTAAGCCTTGGGTAAAAATTTCGGCATGGGTGGCAGCCGCCATTATCGTAGGATTGAACGTTAAACTGGTAATTAACGAACTAAACGGCTGGATAGAAAGCGCAGGCAGCAATGCTGTTTACATTTATTTATTTGTGCTGCCCTTAGTAATTGCAGCGGGTATTTTGCTGCTGTATATCACCTTTAGCCCGTTGTTTAAAACCGCTAAAACACTCAAAGCCACCGTACCGCACGGAAAAGCCCTTGAATTGGGTGATTTGCAACTGAAAACCTACAAGAACATTGCCGTTACCATTGATTTCTCAGACATGGATAAAGTGGCGATTGAAAACGCTATTTCGCAAGGCGGAAAAACAGCGGCTTACACCCTGATACACATTGTAGAAAGTGCGGGAGCCAGCGTAATGGGCGAAGACATTGAAGATTTGGAAACGGGCGAGGATATTAATAACCTGAACAGCTATTGCGCCCACCTGCAATCGCTGGGGTATAGTGCCGAAGTAAGCATTGGATATGGTAATCCAGCCAAAGCAATCTCAGAGATTGTAAACAACTCTGCCGCCGATTTAATTGTTATGGGCGGACACGGCCATAAAACGTTTAAAGACATTTTGTTTGGGGCTACCGTAGATACAGTGCGCCACAACGTTAAAATCCCCGTGTTGGTGGTAAGGAAGTAA
- the alaS gene encoding alanine--tRNA ligase: MNAQQIRQQFLDFFESKGHKIVPSAPLVIKNDPTLMFTNAGMNQFKDYFLGNQQAPNKRVADTQKCLRVSGKHNDLEDVGHDTYHHTMFEMLGNWSFGDYFKEEAIAWAWELLTEVYKLDKDRLYVTVFEGDAKENLAFDQEAYDCWKKYIAEDRILHGNKKDNFWEMGDTGPCGPCSEIHVDLRPDSERQTVDGKTLVNNDHPQVIEIWNNVFMQYNRMADSSLQPLPDKHVDTGMGFERLVRAIEGKTSNYDSTVFMPLINKVEALSGIKYVGGDPAAIPGGSPKTDIAIRVIVDHIRAVAFTIADGQLPSSGGAGYVIRRILRRAVRYGFSFLNLKEPFFNQLVPVLAQEFGGIFPEIRQQQEFVQKVVLEEEISFLRTLENGLKLINIIINVKESADADLNLQNISNIISSDSAFKLYDTYGFPIDLTQLIAKENGWAVDIVGFETLLQQQKDRSRKAAETTKDDWVELIPNVEPVFVGYDELMSEAKIARYRKVSAKNKEFFQLVLDKTPFYAESGGQVGDTGYLQSANEKINIVDTQKENNLIIHITDRLPENPEAVFEAKVDANRRVLIADNHSATHLLHAALKRVLGDHVNQKGSLVGPDYLRFDFSHFAKMTDEEVASVERMVNQKIRENIVLNEQRNIPIAEAQAQGATALFGEKYGDTVRVITFDKNYSMELCGGTHVPATGQIGYFKITAETSVAAGVRRIEAITANKAEEFINQQVTLVEEAKALLNNAKDLKKGIETLLNEKAELQKRLEALENAQVQQVKAELKQKVEAVNGLNFIAQRVSIGSAEAIKNLAFALRGEIDNLFLVLTAEIGGKPNITVMISDNLVKDKGFDAGKIIRELAKLVKGGGGGQPFYATAGGSDVSGLGAVLDAAKNHASTATA, translated from the coding sequence ATGAACGCGCAACAAATTAGGCAGCAGTTTTTAGATTTTTTTGAAAGCAAAGGACACAAAATTGTCCCATCGGCACCTCTTGTAATTAAAAACGACCCTACCCTGATGTTTACCAACGCGGGGATGAACCAGTTTAAAGATTACTTTTTGGGCAATCAACAAGCCCCTAACAAACGGGTGGCCGATACTCAAAAATGCCTGCGCGTAAGCGGTAAACACAACGACTTGGAGGATGTGGGCCACGATACCTACCACCACACCATGTTTGAAATGCTGGGCAACTGGAGTTTTGGTGATTATTTTAAAGAAGAGGCCATTGCGTGGGCGTGGGAACTGCTTACCGAAGTGTACAAACTGGACAAAGACCGCTTGTACGTAACCGTATTTGAAGGTGATGCAAAAGAAAACCTTGCTTTTGACCAAGAGGCTTACGATTGTTGGAAAAAATACATTGCCGAAGACCGTATTTTACACGGTAACAAAAAAGATAACTTTTGGGAAATGGGCGATACAGGTCCTTGTGGTCCGTGTAGCGAGATACATGTTGATTTGCGCCCCGATAGCGAACGTCAAACCGTTGACGGTAAAACACTGGTGAATAACGACCACCCGCAGGTGATTGAAATTTGGAACAACGTGTTTATGCAGTACAACCGCATGGCCGATAGCAGCCTGCAACCTCTGCCCGATAAACACGTTGACACAGGGATGGGCTTTGAGCGTTTGGTGCGCGCTATTGAAGGTAAAACCAGCAACTACGACAGCACAGTGTTTATGCCCTTGATAAACAAGGTTGAAGCACTTAGCGGAATAAAATACGTTGGCGGCGACCCTGCTGCCATACCCGGCGGAAGCCCCAAAACCGATATTGCCATCCGTGTTATTGTTGACCATATACGTGCTGTGGCTTTTACCATTGCCGACGGTCAACTACCGAGCAGCGGCGGCGCAGGCTATGTAATACGCCGCATTTTGCGCCGTGCCGTGCGTTATGGCTTTAGTTTCCTTAACCTTAAAGAACCCTTCTTTAACCAATTAGTACCCGTACTGGCGCAGGAATTCGGCGGTATATTCCCCGAAATACGCCAGCAACAAGAATTTGTGCAAAAAGTTGTGTTGGAAGAAGAAATCAGCTTTTTGAGGACCTTGGAGAATGGGTTGAAGTTGATAAATATTATTATTAATGTAAAGGAATCCGCTGATGCTGATTTAAACTTACAAAACATTAGCAATATAATTTCTAGTGATAGTGCCTTCAAACTTTATGATACGTATGGTTTTCCAATAGACTTAACCCAACTTATCGCTAAAGAAAATGGTTGGGCGGTAGATATTGTTGGTTTTGAAACACTTCTCCAACAACAAAAAGACCGTTCTCGTAAAGCTGCCGAAACTACCAAAGACGACTGGGTTGAGCTAATACCTAATGTGGAACCCGTTTTTGTTGGATATGATGAATTGATGAGCGAAGCTAAAATAGCCCGTTACCGCAAGGTATCAGCCAAAAACAAGGAGTTTTTCCAGTTAGTGTTGGATAAAACTCCCTTCTATGCTGAAAGCGGCGGACAGGTGGGTGATACCGGTTACCTGCAAAGTGCCAACGAGAAAATAAACATCGTTGATACGCAAAAAGAAAACAACTTAATCATACACATCACCGACCGTTTGCCCGAAAACCCCGAAGCGGTGTTTGAGGCAAAAGTAGATGCTAATCGTCGCGTTTTAATAGCTGATAATCACAGTGCTACGCATTTGTTACACGCGGCTTTAAAACGTGTTTTGGGCGACCATGTGAACCAAAAAGGTAGCTTGGTAGGCCCTGATTACCTGCGTTTTGACTTCTCTCATTTTGCGAAAATGACCGATGAGGAAGTGGCTTCGGTTGAACGTATGGTGAACCAAAAAATACGTGAAAACATTGTATTGAACGAGCAACGCAATATCCCCATTGCTGAGGCACAAGCACAAGGTGCTACTGCTTTGTTTGGCGAAAAATACGGCGATACCGTGCGTGTTATCACCTTTGATAAAAACTATAGCATGGAGTTGTGTGGTGGTACCCACGTACCTGCCACAGGACAAATAGGGTACTTTAAAATTACTGCTGAAACTTCGGTGGCTGCGGGTGTACGCCGTATAGAGGCCATTACGGCCAATAAAGCCGAGGAGTTTATTAACCAACAAGTTACTCTGGTTGAAGAAGCCAAAGCCTTGTTGAACAATGCCAAAGACCTTAAAAAAGGCATAGAAACCCTACTGAACGAAAAAGCCGAGTTACAAAAACGTTTAGAGGCTCTTGAAAATGCCCAAGTACAACAGGTAAAAGCCGAGTTGAAGCAAAAAGTTGAAGCTGTAAACGGTCTTAACTTCATAGCCCAACGCGTTAGCATTGGCAGCGCAGAGGCCATTAAAAACCTTGCGTTTGCCCTTCGCGGTGAGATAGACAACCTGTTTTTGGTACTTACTGCTGAAATTGGCGGTAAACCCAATATTACCGTGATGATTAGCGATAATTTGGTAAAAGATAAAGGGTTTGATGCCGGTAAAATAATCCGTGAACTAGCCAAGCTGGTAAAAGGCGGCGGTGGCGGACAGCCTTTCTATGCTACCGCAGGCGGCAGCGATGTAAGCGGCTTAGGCGCAGTACTTGATGCAGCCAAAAACCACGCAAGTACAGCAACTGCATAA
- a CDS encoding biliverdin-producing heme oxygenase gives MILERLKLETRPHHDRIEEVGFSTKIMSGQLTLDEYKLLVINNYRIHKLVEETLEQNPQVKNLEGLEFDSRKKTAALAKDLEVLGLNPADYPTNDISLDLSDFHNAMGTYYVLEGSTLGGSVIARQLAKNEAIAAATGNEFNFYGCYGDMVGPRWKAFQQVLLNVATDTTAEDKMVAGAAATFDAMTQMFIQSRGLAN, from the coding sequence ATGATACTTGAAAGGTTAAAATTAGAAACACGTCCGCACCACGACAGGATTGAAGAAGTAGGTTTTTCAACTAAAATAATGAGCGGCCAGCTTACACTTGATGAGTACAAGCTGCTGGTGATTAACAACTACCGCATACACAAACTGGTAGAAGAAACGCTGGAACAAAACCCACAGGTGAAAAACCTTGAGGGGCTTGAGTTTGACAGCCGCAAAAAAACTGCAGCTCTTGCAAAAGACCTTGAAGTATTGGGTTTGAACCCTGCTGATTACCCCACCAATGATATTAGCCTTGATTTGTCTGATTTTCACAACGCTATGGGCACCTATTACGTGCTTGAAGGCAGCACACTGGGCGGTAGCGTAATTGCCCGCCAGCTTGCCAAAAACGAAGCCATTGCGGCCGCCACCGGAAACGAGTTTAACTTTTACGGTTGCTACGGCGATATGGTAGGCCCACGTTGGAAAGCATTTCAGCAAGTATTACTAAACGTGGCTACTGATACCACCGCCGAAGATAAAATGGTAGCCGGTGCAGCCGCTACTTTTGATGCCATGACCCAAATGTTTATCCAATCTCGCGGATTGGCCAACTAA
- a CDS encoding DUF3109 family protein, translating into MIIIQDTIISEHLFDINFTCHLEKCKGACCVEGDRGAPLDANDIEQIANNLEAVKPYMTPEYIKAIDENGFYEIDEDGEAVTTCQPTGECNFVVYDHTGTTQCAIELAHKDGKIDYKKPVSCHLYPVRIQKYKHYMAVNYSQWDICNAACSLGNELKMPVYRFVKDALIRKFGQEWYNELETHAPNHP; encoded by the coding sequence ATGATTATAATACAAGACACTATAATTTCTGAACATCTTTTTGACATTAACTTTACTTGTCACCTCGAAAAGTGCAAAGGGGCGTGCTGTGTAGAAGGGGATAGGGGCGCACCGCTGGATGCCAACGATATTGAGCAAATAGCAAACAACCTGGAGGCAGTGAAGCCGTATATGACCCCCGAATACATAAAAGCGATTGACGAAAACGGTTTTTATGAAATAGATGAAGACGGAGAGGCAGTAACTACTTGCCAACCTACCGGTGAGTGTAATTTTGTGGTATATGACCACACAGGCACAACACAATGTGCTATAGAACTGGCACATAAGGATGGTAAAATAGACTATAAAAAGCCCGTATCGTGCCATTTATACCCCGTGCGCATACAAAAATACAAGCACTACATGGCCGTAAACTACAGCCAGTGGGATATATGCAATGCCGCCTGCTCATTGGGTAATGAACTTAAAATGCCCGTGTACCGCTTTGTAAAAGATGCCTTGATACGCAAATTTGGCCAAGAGTGGTATAATGAGTTAGAAACGCACGCACCCAACCACCCCTGA